A genomic window from Pseudomonas argentinensis includes:
- a CDS encoding sigma-70 family RNA polymerase sigma factor: MATRILGCRSRAEDVLQDAFLKLWEGNLNLSRLEAPERYLSRLVRNLAIDHLRRLQLEQRYGAVAELADLQPSEISPEQAVGGQQAVRRLLDALAELTPRMRRVFTLSRLDGLTQREVATRLGASPALINLILRDTLGHCRVRLDGHCSRNCPLTKRL; the protein is encoded by the coding sequence GTGGCGACACGCATACTGGGCTGTCGCAGCAGAGCCGAAGATGTCCTGCAGGATGCCTTTCTCAAATTGTGGGAGGGCAACCTCAATCTTTCTCGGCTGGAGGCGCCCGAGCGCTACCTGAGTCGTCTGGTGCGCAATCTGGCCATCGATCATCTGCGCCGCTTGCAGCTGGAGCAGCGCTACGGAGCTGTCGCCGAGCTGGCGGATCTGCAGCCCTCGGAGATTTCCCCGGAGCAGGCGGTAGGCGGGCAGCAGGCGGTGCGCCGGTTGCTCGATGCCCTGGCCGAGCTGACCCCGCGCATGCGGCGAGTTTTCACCCTCAGTCGGTTGGATGGTCTCACCCAGCGCGAGGTGGCGACTCGACTGGGTGCGTCCCCGGCGCTTATCAATCTGATCTTGCGCGATACCCTGGGGCATTGCCGTGTTCGACTCGACGGGCATTGCTCGCGTAACTGTCCCCTGACCAAGAGGTTGTGA
- a CDS encoding glutathione peroxidase, which produces MSQDLLAIPCTTITGEQTRLGDFGAKAFLVANTASQCGFTPQYQGLEALWKRYRDKGLVVLGFPCNQFGKQEPGDEQAISSFCELNFGVSFPLFRKVEVNGPAAHPLFVQLKRQAPGLLGTQRIKWNFTKFLISGDGRQVSRYAPTTKPEALQAAIDALTDG; this is translated from the coding sequence ATGAGCCAAGACCTGCTGGCCATACCTTGTACCACCATCACCGGCGAGCAGACGCGCCTGGGCGATTTCGGCGCCAAGGCCTTCCTGGTGGCCAATACCGCCAGCCAGTGCGGCTTCACGCCGCAGTACCAGGGGCTCGAAGCGCTCTGGAAGCGCTACCGCGACAAGGGGCTGGTGGTACTGGGCTTTCCCTGCAACCAGTTCGGCAAGCAGGAGCCGGGCGACGAGCAGGCGATCTCCAGTTTCTGCGAGCTGAATTTCGGGGTGAGCTTCCCGCTGTTTCGCAAGGTGGAGGTCAATGGCCCGGCGGCGCATCCCCTGTTCGTGCAGCTCAAGCGCCAGGCGCCGGGCTTGCTCGGCACGCAGCGGATCAAGTGGAATTTCACCAAGTTCCTGATCAGCGGCGATGGTCGTCAGGTCAGCCGTTACGCACCGACCACCAAGCCTGAGGCGCTACAGGCGGCCATCGACGCGCTCACCGATGGATGA
- a CDS encoding GAF domain-containing protein has product MIDLSQTASGLDGYALLTAQLEALLSGERDFVANAAQFSAFVYHELEGLNWAGFYLVKGDELVLGPFQGKIACVRIAFGRGVCGAAAASRQTQRVEDVHAFPGHIACDSASNSELVVPLIKEGRLIGVLDLDSPRVGRFSEADQRGIEGLAAVLLRASDC; this is encoded by the coding sequence ATGATCGATTTGAGTCAAACCGCTTCCGGCCTGGACGGTTACGCCCTGCTGACCGCCCAGCTGGAGGCCCTGCTGTCCGGCGAACGGGATTTCGTCGCCAATGCCGCGCAGTTCAGCGCCTTCGTCTATCACGAGTTGGAAGGGCTGAACTGGGCCGGTTTCTATCTCGTCAAGGGCGATGAATTGGTGCTCGGCCCGTTCCAGGGCAAGATCGCCTGCGTGCGCATCGCCTTCGGACGCGGCGTCTGTGGCGCCGCCGCCGCGTCGCGGCAAACCCAGCGGGTGGAGGATGTGCATGCGTTCCCGGGTCATATCGCCTGCGACAGCGCCTCCAATAGCGAACTGGTGGTGCCGTTGATCAAGGAGGGCCGGCTGATCGGCGTGCTGGACCTGGACAGCCCGCGGGTAGGGCGTTTCAGCGAGGCGGATCAGCGCGGTATCGAAGGCTTGGCCGCCGTGCTGCTGCGCGCCAGTGATTGCTGA
- a CDS encoding pyridoxal phosphate-dependent aminotransferase — MQVSKSNKLANVCYDIRGPVLKHAKRLEEEGQRILKLNIGNPAPFGFEAPEEILQDVIRNLPTAQGYSDSKGLFSARKAVMQYCQQKQIEGVGIEDIYLGNGVSELIVMAMQALLNNGDEVLIPAPDYPLWTAAVALSGGKPVHYLCDEQAGWFPDIADMRAKITPNTKALVLINPNNPTGAVYSREVLQDIVELARQHNLVIFSDEIYDKILYDEAQHISTASLAPDVLCLTFNGLSKSYRVAGFRSGWVIISGPKHTAKSYIEGIDILANMRLCANVPSQHAIQTALGGYQSINDLVLPNGRLLEQRNRTWELLNDIPGVSCVKPMGALYAFPKIDPKVCPIHNDEKFVLDLLLSEKLLIVQGTAFNWPWPDHFRVVTLPRVDDLEQAIGRIGSFLKTYRQ, encoded by the coding sequence ATGCAGGTCAGCAAATCCAACAAGCTCGCCAACGTCTGCTACGACATTCGCGGCCCGGTGCTCAAGCACGCCAAGCGTCTGGAAGAGGAAGGCCAGCGCATCCTCAAGCTGAACATCGGCAACCCGGCGCCATTCGGTTTCGAAGCTCCCGAGGAAATCCTCCAGGACGTGATTCGCAACCTGCCCACGGCGCAAGGCTACAGCGACTCCAAGGGCCTGTTCAGCGCGCGCAAGGCGGTGATGCAGTACTGCCAGCAGAAGCAGATCGAAGGCGTCGGCATCGAGGACATCTACCTGGGCAACGGCGTGTCCGAGCTGATCGTCATGGCCATGCAGGCGCTGCTCAACAACGGTGACGAAGTGCTGATCCCGGCACCCGACTACCCGCTGTGGACCGCTGCCGTGGCGCTCTCCGGTGGCAAGCCGGTGCATTACCTGTGCGACGAACAGGCCGGCTGGTTCCCGGACATCGCCGACATGCGCGCCAAGATCACCCCGAACACCAAGGCACTGGTGCTGATCAACCCGAACAACCCCACCGGTGCCGTGTATTCGCGCGAGGTGCTGCAGGACATCGTCGAACTGGCCCGCCAGCACAACCTGGTGATCTTCTCCGACGAGATCTACGACAAGATCCTCTATGACGAAGCCCAGCACATCTCCACCGCCTCCCTGGCGCCGGACGTGCTGTGTCTGACCTTCAACGGCCTGTCCAAGTCCTACCGGGTAGCCGGTTTCCGCTCCGGCTGGGTGATCATTTCCGGGCCCAAGCACACCGCGAAAAGCTATATCGAAGGCATCGACATCCTGGCCAACATGCGCCTGTGCGCCAACGTGCCCAGCCAGCATGCGATCCAGACCGCACTGGGGGGCTACCAGAGCATCAACGACCTGGTGCTGCCCAATGGTCGCCTGCTGGAACAGCGCAACCGCACCTGGGAGCTGCTCAACGACATCCCCGGCGTCAGTTGCGTGAAACCCATGGGCGCCCTGTACGCCTTTCCGAAGATCGACCCCAAGGTCTGCCCGATCCACAACGACGAGAAGTTCGTCCTCGACCTGCTGCTCTCCGAGAAGCTGCTGATCGTCCAGGGCACCGCCTTCAACTGGCCGTGGCCGGACCACTTCCGGGTGGTCACCCTGCCCCGCGTCGACGACCTGGAACAGGCGATCGGCCGTATCGGCAGCTTCCTCAAGACCTACCGCCAGTAA
- the htpX gene encoding protease HtpX, translating into MMRIMLFLATNLAVLVIASITLKLLGVDRFTGQNHGSLLIFCAVFGFAGSLVSLFLSKWMAKMSTGTEIITQPRTRHEQWLLQTVEELSRDAGIKMPEVGIFPAYESNAFATGWNKNDALVAVSQGLLERFSPDEVRAVLAHEIGHVANGDMVTLALIQGVVNTFVMFFARIFGNFVDKAILKNEDGHGIGYFVATIFAELVLGILASIIVMWFSRKREYKADEAGARLAGKGAMIAALQRLRAEQGVPVQMPDSLTAFGINGGLKNGLAGLLMTHPPLEERIEALRRLG; encoded by the coding sequence ATGATGCGCATTATGTTGTTCCTGGCTACCAACTTGGCGGTACTGGTTATCGCCAGCATCACCCTCAAACTGCTGGGGGTTGATCGCTTCACCGGCCAGAACCACGGCAGCCTGCTGATATTCTGCGCCGTCTTTGGTTTTGCCGGCTCGCTGGTCTCGCTCTTTCTGTCCAAGTGGATGGCGAAGATGAGCACCGGTACCGAAATCATCACCCAACCGCGTACCCGCCACGAGCAGTGGCTGTTGCAGACCGTCGAAGAGCTGTCGCGCGATGCCGGCATCAAGATGCCGGAGGTGGGTATCTTCCCGGCCTACGAGTCCAACGCCTTCGCCACCGGCTGGAACAAGAACGACGCGCTGGTCGCCGTCAGCCAGGGCCTGCTCGAGCGCTTCTCCCCCGATGAAGTGCGCGCCGTGCTGGCCCACGAGATCGGCCACGTGGCCAATGGCGACATGGTCACCCTGGCGCTGATCCAGGGCGTGGTGAACACCTTCGTGATGTTCTTCGCACGTATCTTCGGCAACTTCGTCGACAAGGCGATTCTGAAGAACGAAGACGGCCATGGCATCGGCTACTTCGTGGCGACCATCTTCGCCGAACTGGTGCTGGGTATCCTGGCCAGCATCATCGTCATGTGGTTCTCGCGCAAACGCGAGTACAAGGCCGACGAAGCCGGTGCACGACTGGCCGGCAAGGGCGCGATGATCGCCGCCCTGCAGCGCCTGCGTGCCGAACAGGGTGTACCGGTGCAGATGCCCGACAGCCTGACCGCCTTCGGCATCAATGGTGGCCTGAAGAACGGCCTGGCCGGCCTGCTGATGACCCACCCGCCGCTGGAAGAGCGTATCGAAGCCCTGCGCCGCCTGGGCTGA
- a CDS encoding ATP-binding protein: MDSRITDFLARAESVLTRLEPLLPAVREPLDWSHTLAARWQREGRSGYLQALKVSLDMSLADLIGVDTQREQLARNTRQFVQGMPANHALLWGARGTGKSSLVRALLAEHAGAGLRLIEIERDHLADLPRVVEQLMKLPQRFILFCDDLSFEAGEGDYRVLKSVLDGSLERSPENVLLYATSNRRHLVPERESDNANTRMVDGELHPNEAVEDKIALSDRFGLWLSFYPFTQQHYLDVVRHWIEVQAQQAGLQWQWSEELEKLAVRWATGRGNRNGRCAYQFARQWVGLQLLETSQ; this comes from the coding sequence GTGGATTCCCGTATTACCGATTTTCTGGCTCGCGCCGAGAGCGTGCTGACCCGTCTCGAGCCGCTGTTGCCGGCTGTTCGCGAGCCGCTGGACTGGAGCCATACCCTGGCTGCGCGCTGGCAGCGCGAGGGCCGTTCGGGCTACTTGCAGGCGCTCAAGGTGAGCCTGGACATGAGCCTCGCCGACCTGATCGGCGTCGATACCCAGCGCGAGCAGCTGGCGCGCAACACCCGGCAGTTCGTGCAGGGCATGCCTGCCAACCATGCGTTGCTGTGGGGGGCGCGCGGCACGGGCAAATCGTCGCTGGTCCGCGCGCTGCTGGCCGAGCATGCCGGCGCCGGACTGCGCCTGATCGAGATCGAGCGTGATCACCTGGCTGATTTACCGCGGGTGGTGGAGCAACTGATGAAGCTGCCGCAGCGCTTCATCCTGTTCTGCGACGACCTGTCGTTCGAGGCGGGCGAGGGCGATTACCGGGTGCTCAAGAGCGTGCTCGACGGCTCCCTCGAGCGTTCCCCGGAAAACGTGCTGCTGTATGCCACCTCCAACCGCCGGCATCTGGTGCCGGAGCGCGAGAGCGACAACGCCAACACCAGGATGGTCGACGGCGAGCTGCACCCCAACGAGGCCGTCGAGGACAAGATCGCCCTGTCGGATCGCTTCGGCCTGTGGCTTTCCTTCTACCCTTTCACCCAGCAGCACTATCTGGATGTGGTGCGCCACTGGATCGAGGTCCAGGCGCAGCAGGCCGGCCTGCAGTGGCAGTGGAGCGAGGAGCTGGAAAAACTCGCCGTGCGCTGGGCCACCGGGCGCGGTAATCGCAATGGCCGCTGCGCCTATCAGTTCGCCCGCCAGTGGGTCGGGCTGCAGTTACTGGAGACATCGCAATGA
- a CDS encoding thiopurine S-methyltransferase: MQDSFWLQRWHANQIGFHARQVNDLLQRHWATVAGASEAPVLVPLCGKSLDIAWLAARGHRVVGVELAEVAVVAFFAEQRIQPVISEEGAFKVYRHGRVELFCGDFFALEAKHLQDCALFYDRAALIALPAEMRERYVHHLQQILLPESHGLLVTLDYDQRLMDGPPFSVSDAEVRSWAGSIWESELLESQDALEDRFRARGLARMDERAYHLRLL; encoded by the coding sequence ATGCAGGATTCATTCTGGCTGCAACGCTGGCACGCCAACCAGATCGGCTTTCATGCCCGGCAGGTCAATGACCTGCTGCAGCGCCACTGGGCCACGGTAGCGGGTGCGAGCGAAGCGCCGGTGCTGGTGCCGCTATGTGGCAAGAGCCTGGACATCGCCTGGCTGGCGGCGCGGGGGCATCGGGTGGTGGGGGTGGAATTGGCGGAAGTGGCGGTCGTGGCGTTCTTCGCCGAGCAGCGCATACAGCCGGTGATAAGCGAGGAGGGCGCCTTCAAGGTCTATCGCCATGGGCGTGTCGAGCTGTTCTGCGGTGATTTCTTCGCGCTCGAGGCTAAGCATCTGCAGGATTGCGCATTGTTCTACGACCGCGCGGCGTTGATCGCGCTGCCGGCTGAGATGCGTGAGCGCTACGTGCACCACCTGCAGCAAATCCTGTTGCCGGAAAGCCACGGCCTGCTGGTGACCCTGGACTATGACCAGAGGCTGATGGACGGGCCGCCGTTCTCGGTGAGCGACGCAGAGGTGCGCAGCTGGGCCGGCAGCATATGGGAAAGCGAATTGCTGGAAAGCCAGGATGCCCTGGAGGATCGCTTCAGAGCCCGCGGCCTAGCGCGCATGGACGAGCGCGCCTACCACCTGCGGCTGCTGTGA
- a CDS encoding multidrug ABC transporter permease/ATP-binding protein translates to MKLLRLVFHEYRWSIALVLGLSLSSALLSVAVIAFINQRMLTPAGNPGEALGQFIALLALLLVLASAAQLSLTALGHRFVYRMRRALVKRVLDTSIERLEIIGGSNLIASLSSDIRNITLAFVHLPELIYGSVLTLAAFAYLAWLSPGLFVTTLLWMSFTLGVGWLLVGRLNHHLRMLRESEDRLYGDYQAVIDGRKELTLNRDRAQRLYEDEFDLSARAYRDHVTLADRYHGLASNWANIMVLGTIGLVFYLANGLGWASTAVASTYALTILFMRTPLVSAVAAIPAQIAGRVALDKVESLALAPHVEAFKHPADPLSGQWQVLELHEVEYRYPAQDGEPGFDVGPVSLRLERGETVFLVGGNGSGKSTLARLLTGLYIPQRGEIRVDGRVIGAQEWSAYRQLFASVFTDYHLFSQLLGPQGVAASDEELDHWLGSLHMRHKVQVAAGRLRDTRLSAGQRKRLALLLALLEARDILLLDEWAADQDPLFRQVFYRELLPQLKAAGKTVFAISHDDHYFDQADRLLKMDSGQLYELQGEHRARASRNALLEIGGAAHS, encoded by the coding sequence ATGAAGCTGCTGCGTCTGGTTTTTCACGAATATCGCTGGTCCATCGCGCTGGTGCTGGGGCTTAGCCTGAGCAGCGCTTTGCTCAGCGTGGCGGTGATCGCCTTCATCAACCAGCGCATGCTCACGCCAGCGGGCAATCCGGGTGAGGCACTGGGGCAGTTCATCGCCTTGCTGGCGTTACTGCTGGTGCTGGCCTCGGCGGCGCAACTGTCACTGACGGCGCTGGGCCACCGTTTCGTCTACCGCATGCGGCGGGCCTTGGTGAAGCGGGTGCTGGACACCAGCATCGAACGCCTGGAGATCATCGGTGGCTCCAACCTCATCGCCAGCCTGTCGAGCGATATCCGCAACATCACCCTAGCCTTCGTGCATCTGCCCGAACTGATTTACGGCAGTGTCCTGACGCTGGCGGCATTCGCCTATCTGGCTTGGCTGTCGCCCGGCCTGTTCGTCACCACGCTGCTTTGGATGAGCTTTACCCTCGGCGTCGGCTGGCTGCTGGTCGGTCGCCTCAATCACCACCTGCGCATGTTGCGTGAGTCCGAGGATCGACTCTACGGGGATTACCAGGCAGTGATCGATGGGCGTAAGGAACTGACCCTCAACCGCGATCGCGCTCAGCGCCTATACGAAGACGAGTTCGACCTCAGCGCTCGCGCCTATCGCGATCACGTGACCCTGGCCGACCGTTACCACGGCCTTGCCAGCAACTGGGCCAACATCATGGTGCTGGGCACCATCGGCCTGGTGTTCTACCTGGCCAACGGTCTGGGATGGGCCTCCACAGCGGTGGCCTCGACCTATGCGCTGACCATTCTGTTCATGCGTACGCCGCTGGTCTCGGCAGTGGCAGCGATCCCGGCACAGATCGCCGGTCGCGTGGCACTGGACAAGGTGGAATCGCTGGCGCTGGCGCCCCATGTGGAGGCCTTCAAGCACCCGGCCGACCCCTTGAGTGGCCAGTGGCAGGTGCTGGAGTTGCACGAGGTGGAGTATCGCTATCCGGCGCAGGACGGTGAGCCCGGCTTTGACGTGGGGCCGGTCAGCCTTCGCCTTGAACGCGGCGAGACGGTGTTTCTGGTCGGTGGCAACGGTAGCGGGAAGTCTACTCTGGCGCGTCTGCTGACGGGGTTGTACATCCCGCAGCGCGGCGAGATCCGCGTCGACGGCCGGGTGATCGGAGCGCAGGAGTGGTCGGCCTACCGTCAGCTGTTCGCATCGGTGTTCACCGACTACCACCTGTTCTCGCAGCTGCTTGGCCCGCAGGGTGTGGCAGCGTCTGATGAAGAACTCGATCACTGGCTCGGCAGCTTGCACATGCGCCACAAGGTGCAGGTGGCGGCAGGGCGCTTGCGCGACACGCGCCTGTCGGCCGGTCAGCGCAAGCGTTTGGCCCTGCTCCTGGCGCTGCTCGAAGCGCGCGATATCCTGCTACTCGACGAGTGGGCCGCCGATCAGGATCCGCTGTTTCGCCAGGTATTCTACCGCGAGCTGTTGCCGCAGTTGAAAGCCGCCGGCAAGACCGTATTCGCCATCAGTCACGACGACCACTACTTCGATCAGGCTGACCGCCTGCTGAAGATGGATAGTGGACAGCTCTATGAGTTGCAGGGCGAACATCGCGCCCGGGCCAGTCGCAACGCGCTACTGGAGATCGGTGGCGCCGCTCATTCCTGA
- a CDS encoding hybrid sensor histidine kinase/response regulator — MEIPLRQRLSFKQAGLTVLVAFILGALLSLVQIGVDYASEDAAINREIRALMEISHNPAARIAYNIDAELAQELVVGLRRSPAVIGARIVDSNGEVLASATQPSMQSRYRLFSDFLFGSSRHFETRLSVDHAPDEQLGMLQLDIDTYAFGSNFLKRSVLTMVNGFTRSLLLSVILLVLFYFMLTKPLTQVIQALAGRDLRTPDRTPLPCPPGHERDEIGVLVKVANRQFASIATEIEHRRTAEDRLTDYLGELEAIVSARTVELKAANSRLSRSNHELEQARRDALAMAQARSIFLANMSHEIRTPLNGLLGMLALSLEGPLNSEQRQQLSIAHDSGKVLVDLLNDILDLSKFEAGQLELERIAFDLGALVEGTASLLSQNAQAGVELTCLIDPRLPAQVLGDPTRVRQIVSNLLSNALKFTREGRVDIRISAEGERIRIEVCDTGIGIAQDAQARIFQPFTQAGANITRQFGGTGLGLALTRRLCEAMQGTLELQSTPGSGSRFSAILPLPGMEAPQPAPQLSGRVLAICAADTGLAELLPLLIGSWGLGYRRLDSARDAEDIHADVIVSDCPSCMERLRQQTATPIILVTAYGSFLDSERAAALAPLEQVARPLTRQHLLQALNHALKRPSDDSAGAPKPIPSDRKPARVLLVEDNPVNQLVAKGMLAKQGLEVVLANNGQQALERLQEEAFELVLMDCNMPVMDGYEASRRIRQNPAWQQLPIIALTANALSDERERCLAAGMSDYLAKPFRREELLALLDQWLPA, encoded by the coding sequence ATGGAAATACCACTCAGACAGCGACTGTCATTCAAGCAGGCAGGCCTTACCGTTCTCGTCGCGTTCATTCTGGGCGCATTACTCAGCCTGGTGCAGATCGGCGTCGATTATGCCAGTGAAGACGCGGCCATCAACCGCGAGATTCGTGCGCTGATGGAGATCAGCCACAACCCGGCCGCACGAATCGCCTATAACATCGATGCCGAACTGGCCCAGGAGCTGGTGGTGGGCTTGCGGCGCTCGCCCGCGGTGATCGGCGCGCGCATCGTCGACAGCAACGGCGAAGTGCTGGCCAGCGCCACCCAGCCATCCATGCAGAGCCGCTACCGGCTGTTCAGCGACTTCCTGTTTGGCAGCAGCCGCCATTTCGAGACCAGGCTCTCGGTCGATCACGCGCCGGACGAACAGCTCGGCATGCTGCAGCTCGACATCGACACCTATGCCTTCGGCAGCAACTTTCTCAAGCGCTCGGTGCTGACCATGGTCAATGGCTTCACCCGCAGCCTGCTGCTGTCGGTGATCCTGCTGGTGCTGTTCTACTTCATGCTGACCAAGCCGCTCACTCAGGTGATCCAGGCGCTCGCCGGCCGCGACTTGCGTACGCCCGACCGCACCCCGCTGCCCTGCCCGCCCGGCCACGAACGCGACGAGATCGGCGTGCTGGTCAAGGTCGCCAACCGCCAGTTCGCCAGCATCGCCACCGAGATCGAGCACCGGCGCACCGCCGAGGATCGCCTCACCGACTACCTGGGCGAACTGGAGGCCATCGTTTCGGCGCGCACCGTCGAGCTGAAGGCGGCCAACAGCCGCCTCAGCCGCTCCAACCACGAGCTGGAGCAGGCCCGCCGCGACGCCCTGGCCATGGCCCAGGCACGCTCGATCTTCCTGGCCAACATGAGCCACGAAATCCGCACCCCGCTCAATGGCCTGCTGGGCATGCTCGCCCTGTCGCTGGAAGGGCCGCTGAACAGCGAACAACGCCAGCAGCTGTCCATCGCCCACGACTCGGGCAAGGTGCTGGTGGACCTGCTCAACGACATCCTCGACCTGTCGAAATTCGAGGCCGGCCAGCTGGAACTGGAACGCATCGCCTTCGACCTCGGCGCCCTGGTGGAAGGCACCGCCAGCCTGCTGTCGCAAAATGCCCAGGCCGGCGTGGAGCTGACCTGCCTGATCGATCCCCGGCTGCCCGCCCAGGTGCTCGGCGACCCGACCCGTGTTCGGCAGATCGTCAGCAACCTGCTGTCCAATGCCTTGAAATTCACCCGCGAAGGCCGTGTCGACATTCGTATCAGCGCTGAAGGCGAACGCATCCGTATCGAAGTGTGCGACACCGGCATCGGCATTGCCCAGGATGCCCAGGCGCGCATCTTCCAGCCGTTCACCCAGGCTGGCGCCAATATCACCCGGCAGTTCGGTGGCACCGGGCTGGGCCTGGCCCTGACCCGCCGCCTCTGCGAGGCGATGCAGGGCACGCTGGAGCTGCAATCCACACCAGGCAGCGGCAGTCGTTTCAGTGCCATCCTGCCGTTGCCGGGCATGGAGGCGCCGCAACCGGCACCCCAGCTTAGCGGACGCGTGCTGGCGATCTGTGCTGCGGACACCGGCCTGGCCGAATTGCTGCCGCTGCTGATCGGCAGTTGGGGGCTGGGCTACCGCCGCCTGGACAGCGCCCGGGATGCCGAGGATATCCACGCCGACGTGATCGTCAGCGACTGCCCCAGTTGCATGGAAAGGCTGCGCCAGCAGACGGCGACGCCGATCATCCTGGTCACCGCCTATGGCAGCTTCCTGGACAGCGAACGGGCTGCAGCGCTCGCGCCCCTGGAGCAGGTCGCCAGGCCGCTGACCCGGCAGCACCTGCTGCAGGCGCTGAATCACGCGCTGAAGCGGCCATCCGACGACTCGGCCGGCGCGCCCAAACCGATCCCCAGCGACCGCAAACCGGCGCGCGTGTTGCTGGTCGAGGACAATCCGGTCAACCAGTTGGTCGCCAAGGGCATGCTGGCCAAACAGGGCCTCGAGGTGGTGCTGGCCAACAATGGCCAGCAGGCCCTGGAGCGGCTGCAGGAAGAAGCCTTCGAACTGGTGCTGATGGACTGCAACATGCCGGTCATGGATGGCTACGAGGCCAGCCGCCGCATTCGGCAAAATCCTGCCTGGCAGCAGCTGCCGATCATCGCGCTGACCGCCAATGCCCTGTCGGACGAGCGCGAGCGCTGCCTGGCCGCGGGCATGAGCGATTACCTGGCCAAGCCGTTCCGCCGTGAAGAGCTGCTCGCCCTGCTCGACCAGTGGCTGCCCGCCTGA
- the msrB gene encoding peptide-methionine (R)-S-oxide reductase MsrB, with product MSKLEKPLETWREELTDAQFNVCRLGGTERPFTGEYHDSKVPGVYQCVCCGTPLFDSDAKFDSGCGWPSYFQPLDDQVITELDDFSHGMHRIEVRCSNCEAHLGHVFPDGPRPTGLRYCINSVSLKHVPREA from the coding sequence GTGAGCAAGCTCGAAAAACCCCTGGAAACCTGGCGCGAGGAGCTGACGGACGCGCAGTTCAACGTCTGCCGCCTGGGCGGCACCGAACGGCCGTTCACCGGTGAGTACCACGACAGCAAGGTGCCGGGCGTCTACCAGTGCGTGTGCTGCGGCACGCCGCTGTTCGACTCGGATGCCAAGTTCGATTCCGGCTGCGGCTGGCCGAGTTACTTCCAGCCGCTCGACGACCAGGTGATCACCGAACTGGACGACTTCAGCCACGGCATGCATCGCATCGAAGTGCGCTGCAGCAACTGCGAAGCTCACCTGGGCCACGTGTTTCCCGACGGCCCGCGGCCGACCGGGTTGCGCTATTGCATCAACTCGGTGTCGCTCAAGCACGTGCCGCGCGAGGCGTAA
- a CDS encoding MarR family winged helix-turn-helix transcriptional regulator, producing MDDLALDRQLCFKLYAASRQVIRAYKPMLDGLQLTYPQYLVMLVLWEWDEAAPPQPTVKALGERLLLDSGTLTPLLKRLQAAGLVERRRSAVDEREMHLCLSAQGRELRRRVPVLKQQLLCEHGVDTRQLEPLRAQLDALLQRLAEPLPG from the coding sequence ATGGATGACCTGGCCCTCGACCGGCAGCTGTGTTTCAAGCTGTACGCGGCGTCCCGCCAGGTGATACGTGCCTACAAGCCGATGCTCGACGGCCTGCAACTGACCTACCCGCAGTACCTGGTGATGTTGGTGCTCTGGGAGTGGGACGAGGCAGCGCCGCCGCAGCCGACGGTCAAGGCCCTGGGCGAACGCCTGCTGCTCGATTCGGGCACCCTGACCCCGCTGCTCAAGCGCCTGCAGGCGGCAGGCCTGGTGGAGCGTCGGCGCAGCGCCGTGGACGAGCGCGAGATGCACCTTTGCCTCAGCGCGCAGGGGCGCGAGCTACGTCGCCGCGTGCCGGTTCTCAAGCAGCAGTTGCTCTGCGAGCATGGCGTCGATACCAGGCAGCTGGAGCCCCTGCGCGCCCAGCTGGATGCGCTGCTGCAGCGCTTGGCCGAGCCGTTACCCGGTTAA